The following are encoded together in the Coffea arabica cultivar ET-39 chromosome 1c, Coffea Arabica ET-39 HiFi, whole genome shotgun sequence genome:
- the LOC113725667 gene encoding late blight resistance protein R1-A-like, protein MKRITSYFRHQKKSDKGMREKPENNDRGEQMDWMTCTDAILDKLKFRVLQVDCRKDDHGLNKLMVELRLVKTFLLCARKLGYSCSSVEDSVHENGQQFYSLLVRLENDGLLTRDLAGPASTFREILKKFSQQISEVYVELLDFLLRSGAPPDDELMIFLDSLQDSLVDILWWGRACDSALEQLLNPLHKKFVFLRDFVVFVRSQGKPERKLMEHYGVVALSAARLCCICWFSRDDDKVFDKMHSEISDTIEKMNPVNDRTRLAYIEVLKSATSSLNLFTKTKASILWNFLHSLGGNLTELILNPAAWFTVSLKHQMRILYEGLRFLRIILKKQSHAYDGLHNWITLRHLGGIVCDAGVVIFSLYQNQIQEALAEALDVKMSSLLKEIMRYKEKAEHEFPVPLRFNFTTTNEVGLVDLILEKVKELASCKVDPIYFAKERVDLLRSLPHSYMVHEGDICQDDRGFNKLKVELRLVKTFLLCPMELTHSQYSLKFSVFEKTHQFYSLILGLEDDGLPPGDLVRAASDFRETLKDFRQQINDLYVEMSDSLLQSVSLSRIQRNLRGFVPGDVCWYESGRKSYPSILDRLLESSSTSGDEFMEFFQSLLENLADILVWGESYDSKLEKLFEPLHEKLLFLRNFILFARLQSKHECELMQHCGVLALSAAHLCYVCWFFRDDNQVFDGMQVEVLESVEKIKPVDQQVRLAYIHVLESESSSLSLSTKTDMFIMGDFVDSLLGNLWELLLNCPTNFMVSLKHQMRMLYEGLQYLRNILKTQQEMNDGLPGRFKDHIGAVVNDAGVVIFSLYQNNIQEALAEEIDVKLFCLLERIRVIQAEVKENHPVGVRFNFTTTTVLGIIDLLLEKLKELARCKVDPVYSFAKDRADFLRSYLKKTMDHPTGHLEVYSRSGESVMEQHNKGKKLQPQRAQEDLLFLRLFLENNLEQYVQNKQLQLQTMQDDLLFLRSFLAKNGVQCNHHEELQTLRSRVMEMAYKADFVIDSLRVGDISFYALLLFDNVTSEIQLLKAKTLVVDGNENVIKAQTPTKHLRNASSQEMSMLSGTCLQVSSQASISTMNKAVVDLKDQEQAIIDQLIGGSMQLDVISIVGMPGLGKTFLAQKVYHHPSVTSHFHILAWCCISQTYCKKDLLLGMLSCIDPKAQYSEMNEDDLAHKLCNHLRKQKYLIVLDDIWDIEAWNALKISFPDDTNGSRILLTSRHHGIIGKPHYLRPLDEEESWELLQKRLLTREEGYPPELNVLARQIAKHCNGLPLSIVIISGILLTLDQVGWEEVAERLNSNKKIGATEQCKSILELSYIHLPEHLKPCLIYFAAFSEDQEISVQRLIFLWIAEGFVKKSESENLEKIAEGYIMALINRSLVMVGQQRSIGGVKTCRIHDLLHVFCLRKAKDQNFLQFMRGYDVLHKVEEPYNLCRLSIYSQPKHFVKSRIFCPRMRSLLYSSRGGGSHEVLDHLSFIFHLKLLRVLDLGQISLGSAFPTELSLLVELRYLAVLGWFKDNIPSSLEKLSKLETLFVTTYYSDVGLLLFLDTLMKMQKLRHLHVCGALIDLRLANDNIEYSSILYSLDTFSTVKLYVGQSMEKVMGKFPNIRELKCCLQQSEESSDDSNMIVAMDSLSQLESLKLVLGKVASHLIEFHLPLNIKKLTVEDFSFRTIATIAKLPNLQVLKLLRQADGANEWDMEGMDEEEFFPELKFLKLEDLSMVTWRGSGLHFPSLEKLVLEGCKELEELPSCLWETLTLQLIAVHRCLYSAGDVVRDIQKQQIDYGNKYLKILISEEIEDTLSWSDGDYEG, encoded by the exons ATGAAAAGAATCACTAGTTACTTCCGGCATCAGAAGAAATCTGATAAAGGAATGAGAGAGAAACCTGAGAATAATGATAGAGGAGAGCAGATGGACTGGATGACTTGCACTGATGCAATCTTGGATAAGCTCAAGTTTCGGGTGCTCCAGGTTGATTGCCGCAAGGATGACCATGGTCTGAACAAGCTGATGGTGGAGCTAAGGCTAGTGAAAACATTCCTTCTGTGTGCGAGGAAACTGGGATATTCTTGCAGTAGCGTGGAAGATTCTGTTCATGAAAATGGGCAGCAGTTTTACTCTCTTCTTGTTAGATTAGAGAATGATGGATTGCTCACCAGAGACTTGGCTGGACCAGCCTCtacttttcgagaaattctgaAGAAGTTCAGTCAACAGATCAGTGAAGTGTACGTGGAATTGTTGGATTTCTTATTGCGATCCGGTGCTCCTCCGGATGATGAATTGATGATATTCTTGGACTCATTGCAAGACAGTCTTGTGGATATTCTCTGGTGGGGTAGAGCCTGTGATTCAGCGCTTGAACAACTGTTAAACCCCCTCCATAagaagtttgttttccttagagATTTCGTTGTCTTTGTCAGGTCCCAGGGCAAGCCCGAGCGCAAACTCATGGAACATTATGGAGTTGTCGCCCTATCTGCAGCTCGCCTGTGTTGTATTTGTTGGTTTTCCAGAGATGACGATAAGGTGTTCGATAAAATGCATTCAGAGATTTCTGATACAATCGAGAAGATGAACCCAGTTAATGACAGGACCCGTTTGGCTTATATCGAGGTCTTAAAATCTGCTACATCATCACTCAATCTGTTCACCAAGACGAAAGCGTCTATCTTGTGGAATTTTTTACATTCTCTGGGAGGTAATCTTACAGAGTTAATACTAAATCCTGCTGCCTGGTTCACGGTATCTCTCAAGCATCAAATGCGAATACTCTATGAAGGACTCCGATTCTTGAGAATCATACTCAAGAAGCAGAGTCATGCATATGATGGGCTACACAATTGGATCACCTTGCGTCATCTGGGAGGTATAGTCTGTGATGCTGGGGTTGTTATTTTCTCTCTTTATCAgaaccaaattcaagaagcttTGGCCGAGGCACTAGATGTAAAGATGTCTTCTTTACTGAAGGAAATTATGCGTTACAAGGAAAAAGCTGAGCATGAATTTCCTGTGCCACTAAGGTTTAACTTTACTACAACGAATGAGGTGGGGCTTGTAGATCTTATACTAGAAAAGGTGAAGGAACTAGCAAGCTGTAAAGTTGATCCAATTTATTTTGCAAAGGAGAGAGTTGACTTGTTAAGGTCACTTCCACACTCGTACATGGTGCATGAGGGTGATATATGCCAGGATGACCGTGGTTTCAATAAGTTGAAGGTGGAGTTAAGGCTCGTCAAAACATTTCTTCTGTGTCCTATGGAATTGACACACTCCCAATATAGCctaaaattttctgtttttgagAAGACACATCAGTTTTACTCTCTTATTCTTGGATTAGAAGACGATGGGTTGCCCCCTGGTGACTTGGTGAGAGCTGCCTCTGATTTTCGAGAGACTCTAAAGGATTTTCGGCAACAAATCAATGATTTGTATGTCGAGATGTCAGATTCCTTGTTACAATCGGTTTCTCTGTCTAGAATCCAGCGCAATTTAAGAGGCTTTGTGCCAGGGGATGTTTGCTGGTATGAATCGGGACGTAAATCATATCCCTCTATCTTGGATCGCTTATTGGAATCCAGTTCTACTTCAGGAGATGAATTCATGGAATTCTTCCAATCCTTGCTAGAGAATCTTGCGGACATTCTTGTTTGGGGTGAATCCTATGACTCAAAACTTGAAAAACTTTTTGAACCCCTTCATGAGAAGCTActatttcttagaaatttcattCTCTTTGCCAGGTTGCAAAGCAAGCATGAATGCGAACTTATGCAGCATTGTGGAGTCTTGGCCCTATCCGCAGCACATCTTTGTTATGTTTGTTGGTTTTTCAGAGATGATAATCAAGTGTTTGATGGAATGCAAGTAGAGGTTTTGGAATCAGTAGAGAAGATCAAGCCTGTTGATCAGCAAGTCCGTTTGGCTTATATTCATGTCTTGGAATCTGAATCATCATCATTGTCTCTGTCTACCAAGACGGATATGTTTATCATGGGGGATTTTGTAGATTCTCTCCTAGGTAATCTTTGGGAGTTGCTACTAAATTGTCCTACCAATTTCATGGTATCTCTGAAACATCAGATGCGGATGCTATATGAGGGACTCCAATACTTGAGAAACATTCTCAAAACGCAGCAAGAGATGAATGATGGGCTGCCTGGGAGATTCAAGGATCATATTGGTGCTGTGGTGAATGATGCTGGAGTTGTAATTTTCTCACTTTATCAGAACAACATCCAAGAAGCTTTGGCTGAGGAGATAGATGTTAAGCTCTTTTGTTTACTCGAGAGAATTAGGGTTATTCAGGCAGAAGTAAAGGAAAATCATCCTGTAGGGGTGAGGTTTaacttcactacaaccactGTGCTGGGGATTATTGATCTTCTCCtagaaaaattgaaagaacTGGCAAGATGTAAAGTTGATCCCGTATATTCCTTTGCAAAGGATAGAGCTGATTTCTTAAGATCATACTTGAAGAAGACTATGGACCATCCCACGGGGCATCTAGAAGTATATAGTCGATCTGGGGAGAGTGTTATGGAGCAGCACAACAAGGGCAAAAAGCTCCAGCCCCAAAGAGCACAAGAAGATCTGTTATTCTTAAGATTATTCTTGGAAAATAATTTGGAGCAGTACGTTCAGAACAAACAGCTCCAACTTCAAACAATGCAAGATGATCTTTTATTCTTAAGATCATTCTTGGCAAAAAACGGGGTGCAATGCAATCACCATGAAGAGCTCCAAACTCTTAGGAGCCGTGTTATGGAAATGGCATACAAGGCAGATTTTGTTATTGACTCCCTAAGAGTTGGAGATATATCATTTTATGCTTTGTTGTTATTTGATAATGTCACATCAGAAATTCAGCTTCTTAAAGCTAAGACGTTGGTGGTTGATGGCAATGAGAACGTCATCAAAGCCCAGACACCTACCAAGCATTTGAGAAATGCGTCATCTCAAG AAATGAGCATGTTGAGTGGAACATGCCTCCAGGTGTCATCACAGGCTAGCATCTCAACAATGAATAAAGCTGTAGTAGATCTGAAGGATCAAGAGCAAGCAATTATTGATCAACTTATTGGAGGATCAATGCAGTTGGACGTCATTTCCATTGTGGGCATGCCTGGGCTAGGTAAGACTTTTCTGGCACAAAAAGTTTACCATCATCCTTCAGTTACATCGCATTTCCATATTCTTGCATGGTGTTGTATTTCTCAAACATATTGCAAGAAGGATTTGTTGCTTGGGATGTTGTCTTGCATTGACCCAAAGGCTCAATATTCTGAgatgaatgaagatgatttggctCACAAATTGTGTAACCACTTGAGGAAACAGAAGTATCTCATAGTTTTGGATGACATTTGGGACATCGAGGCATGGAATGCTTTGAAAATATCGTTTCCAGATGACACCAATGGAAGCAGAATTCTTTTAACTAGTCGACATCATGGGATTATTGGTAAACCTCACTATCTTAGGCCacttgatgaagaagaaagctgGGAGTTACTACAGAAGAGATTGTTAACTAGAGAAGAAGGCTATCCTCCAGAACTAAATGTTCTTGCCAGACAAATAGCAAAACACTGTAATGGACTGCCTCTGTCAATTGTTATCATATCTGGTATTCTTTTGACTCTAGATCAAGTTGGTTGGGAAGAAGTCGCAGAAAGGCTGAATTCAAACAAGAAGATTGGTGCCACAGAACAATGCAAGAGTATATTAGAGCTCAGTTACATACATCTACCTGAACATTTGAAGCCATGTCTTATTTACTTTGCAGCATTTAGCGAAGATCAAGAAATTTCTGTCCAAAGGTTGATATTCTTGTGGATCGCTGAAGGATTTGTGAAGAAGAGTGAGTCAGAGAACCTAGAGAAAATAGCAGAAGGTTATATAATGGCTCTAATAAATAGAAGTTTGGTTATGGTGGGGCAACAAAGATCCATTGGTGGTGTCAAGACATGCCGCATTCATGATTTGTTGCATGTGTTTTGTCTGAGAAAAGCCAAAGATCAAAATTTTCTACAGTTTATGCGAGGGTATGATGTGCTTCATAAAGTTGAGGAGCCATACAACCTATGTCGGTTATCCATTTACTCCCAACCAAAGCATTTTGTGAAATCAAGGATATTTTGTCCCCGCATGCGCTCTCTACTATATTCTTCTCGTGGTGGTGGGAGCCATGAAGTGTTAGACCATTTgtccttcatttttcacttgaaaCTTCTTAGAGTGTTGGATCTAGGACAGATTAGTCTAGGTTCTGCTTTCCCGACTGAATTGAGCTTGCTAGTGGAGCTGAGGTATTTGGCAGTTCTAGGTTGGTTCAAGGACAACATTCCATCATCACTAGAAAAACTCTCAAAATTGGAAACTCTTTTTGTGACAACATACTATTCTGATGTTGGTCTTTTGTTATTTCTGGATACTTTGATGAAAATGCAGAAATTGAGGCATCTACATGTATGTGGAGCTTTGATTGATCTTAGGTTGGCCAATGACAACATTGAATATTCCTCCATTTTATACAGTTTAGATACTTTTTCCACTGTAAAGCTTTATGTGGGGCAAAGCATGGAAAAGGTGATGGGAAAGTTTCCAAATATCCGTGAACTAAAATGCTGTCTCCAGCAATCAGAAGAATCTTCTGATGACAGCAACATGATTGTGGCAATGGACTCTCTAAGTCAACTAGAATCACTAAAGCTGGTTCTAGGTAAAGTGGCTTCCCATCTAATTGAATTCCATCTTCCCTTGAATATTAAAAAGCTGACTGTGGAGGACTTTTCATTTAGAACTATTGCCACAATAGCAAAGCTTCCAAATCTTCAGGTTCTCAAATTACTCCGACAAGCTGATGGAGCAAACGAATGGGACATGGAAGGCATGGACGAAGAGGAATTCTTCCCTGAGCTCAAGTTCTTGAAATTGGAAGACTTGAGCATGGTCACGTGGAGAGGCTCAGGACTTCATTTTCCCAGTCTTGAGAAATTGGTTTTGGAAGGTTGCAAGGAGTTGGAAGAGCTCCCTTCCTGTTTATGGGAAACCTTAACTCTTCAATTGATTGCGGTGCATCGATGTCTATACTCTGCCGGAGATGTAGTTCGAGATATTCAGAAACAACAGATAGACTATGGAAATAAGTATCTGAAAATCCTTATCTCAGAAGAAATTGAGGATACTTTGTCATGGTCAGATGGAGATTATGAGGGATGA